One window from the genome of Xiphophorus hellerii strain 12219 chromosome 16, Xiphophorus_hellerii-4.1, whole genome shotgun sequence encodes:
- the srrm2 gene encoding serine/arginine repetitive matrix protein 2 isoform X3: MYNGIGLTTPRGSGTNGYVQRNLSSLRVKRPRDERGGERDEKDRERLESQLNRQPNADILEHQRKRQLEVKCAELQDMMEEQGYSAEEIEEKVNSFRMMLQEKEEPSPAAAQKPTVTETHALAAANQQKNDRLRAAFGISSDYVDGSSFHADRKEKEKEKREQERLEREKLQQQKYILVEDSDDSDSPPKKRSRKKKKKNKNRESSSESSSSSPRKEKKKSKKKKKKREASEDEDDSSSDEKQKVSKKKRRSGSSSPPKAKSGRRRSVSSSSDHSRSPPPSRLHPQDQTAKNTEGRKGRSPDRRRRGSEERSPRRRAGDGRRPNPQREKEQRRETDKTKRRHDSSSPSPSPEKDRNVDQGRARKSRSKQREREKGQTRSMDMDSRQHSRNLETEKRRRSRSVEVEKRRRSKSVEVEKRRRSRSIEVEKRRRSRSIEVEKRRRSRSIEVEKRRRSRSIEVDKREQSRNNEKGRRSKSREIRNTEKENVPQRIRREPSSSSSGSPSPPPPPPPQQETRGERSRVPEREKDGNKHRTMRHDSSSPSPPPEKEQARRGRSVDKERTSEKDIQSKTRGRNERDVKKGEAQRQDRERQPSPRQQRGDKIPGSRDFPSPILSPSCTNGSQIERRQETHKERSTDRHLNKQKEESGEKRRKDGGPSADGRGDGSRPPEKQRSPVREKRREEKLKQTESSSSSSDSDSDSSSSSSSSSSSSSSSSSEEEDNTDKTASPEQERSIHRKSAPSAIGAAVERFLANGRKESATGSEGDGPRRPHREPGPDKPERERPPLRDPAQDRPSQAKGQDRYSPTQAESRSPSPSPPRRPENNRGRRFSPPEARAGDRAKDKDASKRITRASPNARSPRSPAQRTTTIPPAARTPPRQYQEPPSRFRRTSPPPFPSDRDRDKGREWDRDKGREWDRIVRRSRSRSPRPRSLRRRSGSRPRSPRRRSGSRPRSPRRRSGSRPRSLRRRSGSRPRSPRRRYGSRPRSPRRRSGSRPRRRSGSRPRSPRRRSGSRLRNLRRRSGSRQRSPRRRSGSRPRSPRRRSGSSPISRPKSPRRRTRSRSRSPRILRRPSPPSRFRRSPSPQQRRRVSRSPSTDRQRERERGRQPERPPAKVASPPQRSSSSSSSSSSSSSSSSSPSPPPDRKEVKPPAERERPLPDDGKPAGRSSSAQAPPRDSPRATAAPGRRSSPSDPRRPHDAIRRSPAVSQSEGRHPTAGLEGKQSPPATRKDTAVNGKEKASRSSSSSSSSSSSSSSSSSSSSSSSSSSDSSDSEAEQGKGKPEKGRSSQSSSSSSSDEGEAKKNSPARPHRVPADSLRDSRSLSYSPPRHIRAARSSPAPRSAGRRSPRSSSGSRRRK; the protein is encoded by the exons ATGTACAATGGTATTGGCCTGACGACTCCTCGGGGCAGCGGCACCAATGGCTACGTGCAGCGCAACCTGTCGAGCCTGCGGGTCAAGAGGCCCCGAGACGAGCGCGGAGGTGAGCGCGATGAAAAGGACCGCGAGCGGCTGGAGAGTCAGCTCAACCGGCAGCCCAACGCCGACATCCTGGAGCACCAGCGCAAGAGGCAGCTGGAGGTCAAATGCGCCGAGCTGCAGGACATGATGGAGGAGCAGGg ATATTCGGCCGAGGAGATCGAGGAGAAGGTGAACAGTTTCCGCATGATGctgcaggagaaggaggagCCGTCTCCCGCTGCCGCTCAGAAACCAAC TGTGACAGAAACACACGCCCTGGCTGCAGCCAACCAGCAGAAGAACGACCGTCTTCGTGCCGCTTTCGGCATCTCCAGCGACTATGTGGACGGGTCGTCCTTCCACGCTGACCGCaaggaaaaggagaaagagaagCGGGAGCAGGAACGTCTGGAGCGGgagaaactgcagcagcagaaatacaT CTTGGTGGAAGATTCAGATGACTCAGATTCTCCTCCTAAGAAGCGCAGccggaagaagaaaaagaaaaacaagaacagagaAAG CAGCTCAGAAAGTTCGTCCTCATCTCCTcgcaaagagaagaagaaatccaaaaagaagaaaaagaagag GGAGGCATCAGAGGACGAAGACGACAG TTCCTCAGATGAGAAGCAGAAAGTgtcaaagaagaaaagaaggagtGGAAGTTCCAGTCCTCCGAAAGCGAAGTCGGGTCGGCGCAGAAGCGTCTCCTCCAGTTCAGATCACAG CAGATCTCCACCTCCATCCAGATTGCACCCACAGGACCAAACcgcaaaaaacacagaaggcaGAAAGGGGCGTTCGCCAGACAGGAGGCGCCGTGGTTCTGAGGAGCGCAGCCCACGGCGTCGAGCGGGCGACGGG AGGAGGCCCAATCCTCAGAGGGAGAAAGAGCAACGCCGGGAGACGGACAAGACCAAAAGGAGACATGACTCCTCGTCCCCCTCTCCGTCTccagagaaagacagaaacgTTGATCAGGGGAGAGCAAGAAAATCCAGAAGCAAACAAAGGGAGCGAGAAAAAGGGCAGACCAGGAGCATGGACATGGACTCAAGACAGCACTCCAGGAATCTGGAGACAGAGAAGAGGAGGCGCTCCAGGAGCGTGGAGGTGGAGAAGAGGAGGCGCTCCAAGAGCGTAGAGGTGGAGAAGAGGAGGCGCTCCAGGAGCATAGAGGTGGAGAAGAGGAGGCGCTCCAGGAGCATAGAGGTGGAGAAGAGGAGGCGCTCCAGGAGCATAGAGGTGGAGAAGAGGAGGCGCTCCAGGAGCATAGAGGTGGACAAAAGAGAACAATCTAGAAACAATGAGAAGGGGAGGCGGTCAAAGAGTCGAGAAATCAGAAACACAGAGAAGGAGAACGTACCTCAGAGGATTAGACGGGAGCCCTCCTCTTCGTCTTCTggttctccttctcctcctcctcctcctcctcctcagcaggAAACAAGGGGGGAAAGAAGCAGGGTCCCTGAGCGGGAAAAAGACGGGAACAAACATAGAACGATGAGACATGACTCTtcgtctccgtctcctcctcctgaAAAGGAACAGGCACGAAGAGGAAGGAGTGTAGATAAAGAACGTACAAGTGAGAAGGACATTCAGTCAAAGACAAGGGGACGAAATGAAAGAGACGTCAAAAAAGGTGAAGCTCAGCGGCAGGATAGAGAGAGACAACCGTCTCCTCGCCAACAGAGAGGAGACAAGATACCAGGCAGCCGGGATTTCCCATCGCCAATTTTGTCCCCATCCTGCACCAATGGAAGCCAGATTGAGAGGAGACAAGAAACGCACAAAGAACGATCGACAGACAGGCATTTGAATAAGCAAAAGGAAGAAAGTGGTGAGAAACGTAGGAAAGATGGCGGGCCTTCTGCAGACGGTAGAGGGGACGGGTCCAGACCTCCGGAGAAGCAGAGGAGCCCGGTGAGAGAGAAAAGACGGGaggagaaactaaaacaaacagaaagcagtagcagcagcagtgatAGCGACAGTGAcagctcctcatcctcctcttcgtcctcatcctcctcctcttcatcttcctctgaGGAAGAGGATAACACCGATAAAACTGCATCACCAGAACAAGAGAGAAGCATTCATAGGAAAAGTGCGCCGTCGGCCATCGGAGCTGCTGTTGAAAGGTTTCTGGCCAATGGGAGGAAAGAAAGCGCCACTGGTTCTGAAGGTGACGGACCCAGACGTCCCCACCGGGAACCTGGACCGGACAAACCCGAGCGTGAAAGACCACCGCTCAGAGATCCCGCCCAGGATCGCCCGTCTCAAGCTAAAGGACAAGATCGGTACAGTCCCACGCAGGCTGAAAGCCGGAGTCCGTCTCCCTCTCCACCCAGGAGACCCGAAAACAACCGAGGCAGGAGGTTCTCTCCGCCTGAGGCCAGAGCTGGGGACAGGGCGAAGGACAAGGACGCTTCCAAGAGAATCACAAGGGCCAGCCCCAATGCCAGGAGCCCACGCTCTCCAGCCCAGAGGACCACTACCATCCCACCAGCCGCCCGCACTCCTCCAAGGCAGTATCAAGAACCCCCGTCCCGGTTCAGAAGAACGTCACCGCCTCCATTCCCATCAGACCGTGACAGGGACAAGGGACGAGAATGGGACAGGGACAAGGGACGAGAATGGGACAGAATAGTCAGAAGGAGCCGGTCCAGAAGTCCTAGGCCCAGAAGTCTGAGAAGACGCAGCGGGTCTAGGCCCAGAAGTCCGAGAAGACGCAGCGGGTCTAGGCCCAGAAGTCCGAGAAGACGCAGCGGGTCTAGGCCCAGAAGTCTGAGAAGACGCAGCGGATCTAGACCTAGAAGTCCGAGAAGACGCTATGGCTCCAGGCCCAGAAGTCCCAGAAGGCGCAGTGGTTCTAGACCCAGAAGGCGCAGTGGTTCTAGACCCAGAAGTCCGAGGCGACGTAGTGGGTCCAGGCTGAGAAATCTGAGACGCCGTAGTGGTTCTAGGCAAAGAAGCCCTAGAAGACGAAGTGGTTCTAGGCCCAGAAGCCCAAGACGGCGCAGTGGGTCCAGCCCTATATCTAGGCCTAAAAGTCCAAGGAGACGCACTAGATCTAGGTCCAGAAGTCCAAGGATCCTCAGACGGCCAAGTCCCCCTAGCAG GTTCCGCCGCTCTCCGTCTCCCCAGCAGCGGCGGCGGGTCAGTCGCTCGCCCTCCACAGACAGgcagagagagcgagagagggGCCGGCAGCCAGAGAGACCACCTGCAAAGGTCGCCTCCCCGCCCCAAAGgtcgtcctcttcctcctcctcgtccagttccagctcctcctcttcctcgtctccTTCTCCGCCGCCGGACAGGAAGGAGGTGAAGCCTCCGGCGGAGAGAGAGAGGCCGCTTCCAGACGACGGGAAGCCGGCGGGTCGCTCTTCGTCGGCTCAGGCTCCTCCCAGGGACTCCCCCCGCGCCACGGCGGCACCGGGCCGGAGAAGCTCACCATCCGACCCGCGCCGGCCTCATGACGCCATCAGGAGGTCGCCGGccgtcagccaatcagaaggcaGGCATCCAACGGCTGGTCTCGAAGGGAAGCAGTCGCCGCCAGCGACCAGGAAGGACACTGCTGTGAACGGGAAGGAGAAGgccagcaggagcagcagctccagctcctCTTCGTCGTCCTcgtcttcatcatcatcatcctcctcgtcatcctcatcttcatcttcagaCAGCTCTGACTCGGAGGCGGAGCAGGGCAAAGG gAAGCCAGAGAAAGGACGAAGCTCCcagtcctcctcttcctcatccagCGATGAAGGGGAAGCCAAGAAAAACAG CCCTGCGCGGCCTCACCGCGTCCCGGCCGACTCTCTCAGAGATTCCCGTTCTCTCAGTTATTCTCCTCCCAGACACATCCGAGCCGCTCGCTCCTCTCCCGCTCCCAG GAGCGCAGGCCGGCGGTCGCCCAGATCCTCGTCCGGCAGCAGGCGGAGAAAATGA